One window from the genome of Sphaerotilus microaerophilus encodes:
- a CDS encoding Bug family tripartite tricarboxylate transporter substrate binding protein: protein MKTLRPNRRTALLALMAAAGAATTGPAAAQEYPSKPLKIIAPFPAGTGPDANTREIAAELAKVLGQSVVVENKPGASTTIGMAAGAAAAPDGYTLVMGSTTSMSVVPHLYNKVPYRHDKDFVPISVVGLLNTALTANVGVKENTAKELIARLKTNPDAVVAGTQGVGSYSHLAGEWFAAGAGLKMRFIPYATTSPYTDLIGGQVQVIFDALPAAIGNVRAGKLKILALTGKARHPKFPDVPTFAEAGITNYSPTAWIGLFAPAGTPKPVVDKLADAMQKAASQNPALIEKWQSYGGELKAMTPEAFAAFLKEDNALWGQAISRAGIKLD, encoded by the coding sequence CAGGAGTACCCCAGCAAGCCGCTGAAGATCATCGCGCCGTTCCCCGCCGGCACCGGGCCGGACGCGAACACGCGTGAGATCGCGGCCGAACTGGCCAAGGTGCTGGGCCAATCGGTGGTGGTGGAGAACAAGCCGGGCGCGTCGACCACCATCGGCATGGCCGCCGGGGCCGCCGCCGCACCGGATGGCTACACGCTGGTGATGGGCTCCACCACTTCGATGTCGGTGGTGCCGCACCTGTACAACAAGGTGCCGTACCGGCATGACAAGGACTTCGTGCCCATCAGCGTCGTCGGCCTGCTCAACACGGCGCTGACCGCCAATGTCGGCGTCAAGGAAAACACCGCCAAGGAGCTGATCGCCCGCCTCAAGACCAACCCTGACGCGGTGGTGGCCGGCACGCAGGGCGTGGGCAGCTACTCGCATCTGGCGGGCGAGTGGTTTGCCGCCGGGGCCGGGCTGAAGATGCGTTTCATCCCCTATGCCACCACCAGCCCGTACACCGACCTGATCGGCGGGCAGGTGCAGGTGATCTTCGACGCGCTGCCGGCGGCCATCGGCAACGTGCGCGCCGGCAAGCTCAAGATCCTGGCGCTGACCGGCAAGGCACGGCACCCGAAGTTCCCGGACGTGCCCACCTTCGCCGAGGCCGGCATCACGAACTACAGCCCCACCGCCTGGATCGGCCTGTTCGCCCCGGCCGGCACACCCAAGCCGGTGGTCGACAAGCTGGCCGACGCGATGCAGAAGGCCGCCAGCCAGAACCCGGCGCTGATCGAGAAGTGGCAGTCCTACGGCGGCGAGCTCAAGGCGATGACCCCCGAGGCCTTCGCCGCCTTCCTGAAGGAAGACAACGCGCTCTGGGGCCAGGCCATCAGCCGCGCGGGCATCAAGCTGGATTGA
- a CDS encoding bifunctional 3-(3-hydroxy-phenyl)propionate/3-hydroxycinnamic acid hydroxylase — MSHSSLPAASAPRRSPPDDRRGGVWDVLIVGAGPSGVGLANLLGKAGLSVLLIDRHPGVLQIPRAVHLDGETMRVIQSMGLAQAAMPVLRPGHSMHWVNAVGETLLVRLGQVGLGSQGWHNDYYFHQPDLEAVLRQGLARYPTVRLRERLELRGLSQDVEGVEAEAWDLDLGAPLRLRARWLVGCDGARSTVRRLIDAEDFEELGDAHTWLVVDGVLNHPLDLPEHTVQHCDPTRPATSIYVHPLRRRWEIMLRPGEDAQAMTEPERIWPLLARWVQPSQARLERASAYVFHARVARRWQDHRVLLAGDAAHQTPPFLGQGLCAALRDIANLAWKLAQAIQQPATGEALLATYAPERIPHVREFIALAVQVGEVIQELDPARAAERDHRLKAEGLQFPFPTPALGAGLHLAGEPDAAACVGKVAPQHTLPDGRWLDDVIGARWALLLRRGEALPPAAERAAQALGAAVLADGGDRIDTWLADQRLAAVILRPDRYVCDACSDLAALPARLEQLLVKLGSVAD, encoded by the coding sequence ATGAGCCACTCATCCCTCCCCGCCGCCAGCGCGCCGCGCCGCTCGCCGCCCGATGACCGCCGGGGTGGCGTCTGGGACGTCCTGATCGTCGGCGCCGGTCCGTCCGGGGTCGGGCTGGCCAACCTGCTGGGCAAGGCGGGCCTGTCGGTGCTGCTGATCGACCGCCACCCGGGCGTGCTGCAGATCCCGCGGGCGGTGCACCTGGACGGTGAGACGATGCGGGTGATCCAGTCGATGGGCCTCGCGCAAGCGGCCATGCCCGTCCTGCGCCCGGGCCACAGCATGCACTGGGTCAACGCCGTGGGCGAAACCCTGCTGGTGCGCCTGGGCCAGGTCGGCCTGGGCTCGCAGGGCTGGCACAACGACTACTACTTCCACCAGCCCGACCTGGAGGCGGTGCTGCGGCAGGGCCTGGCGCGCTACCCGACCGTGCGCCTGCGCGAACGGCTGGAGCTGCGGGGCCTGTCGCAGGACGTCGAGGGGGTCGAGGCCGAGGCCTGGGACCTGGATCTGGGCGCCCCGCTGCGCCTGCGCGCGCGCTGGCTGGTGGGCTGCGACGGCGCTCGCTCCACCGTGCGGCGGCTGATCGACGCGGAGGACTTCGAGGAGCTCGGTGACGCTCACACCTGGCTGGTGGTGGACGGCGTATTGAACCACCCACTGGACCTGCCCGAGCACACCGTGCAGCACTGCGACCCGACCCGCCCGGCCACCTCCATCTACGTGCACCCGCTGCGCCGCCGCTGGGAGATCATGCTGCGCCCCGGCGAGGACGCGCAGGCCATGACGGAGCCGGAGCGGATCTGGCCGCTGCTGGCACGCTGGGTGCAACCCAGCCAGGCGCGGCTGGAGCGGGCGTCTGCCTACGTCTTCCACGCCCGCGTGGCGCGCCGCTGGCAGGACCACCGGGTGCTGCTGGCCGGCGACGCGGCGCACCAGACGCCGCCCTTCCTCGGCCAGGGGCTGTGCGCGGCGCTGCGCGACATCGCCAACCTGGCCTGGAAGCTGGCGCAGGCCATTCAGCAACCGGCCACTGGCGAGGCGCTGCTGGCCACCTACGCGCCCGAACGCATCCCGCACGTGCGCGAGTTCATCGCGCTGGCGGTGCAGGTGGGCGAGGTGATCCAGGAGCTGGACCCGGCCCGTGCCGCCGAGCGCGACCACCGCCTGAAGGCCGAGGGCCTGCAGTTCCCCTTCCCCACCCCGGCGCTGGGCGCCGGCCTGCACCTTGCGGGAGAACCTGATGCCGCCGCCTGCGTCGGCAAGGTCGCCCCGCAACACACCCTGCCCGATGGGCGCTGGCTGGACGACGTGATCGGCGCGCGCTGGGCGCTGCTGCTGCGCCGGGGCGAGGCGCTGCCGCCCGCTGCCGAACGCGCCGCCCAGGCGCTGGGCGCTGCCGTGCTGGCCGACGGCGGCGACCGCATCGACACCTGGCTGGCCGATCAGCGCCTGGCCGCCGTCATCCTGCGGCCGGACCGCTACGTCTGCGACGCTTGCAGCGACCTCGCCGCCCTGCCGGCACGGCTGGAGCAGCTGCTCGTCAAACTGGGCAGCGTGGCCGACTGA
- a CDS encoding aspartate/glutamate racemase family protein, with protein sequence MTSDLPASSPCAPAVAVAAADTPRIALIHALAASVEPINQALQARWPEARRMNLLDDSLSADLAASPGGLDAAMTARFLALADYAVGTGANAILFTCSAFGPCIDAVKARHSGLPVHKPNEAMVDAAAAWAAEAGAGSKVGLLATFAPTLASMPLEFPPAVVLDTELADGALAALQAGDAAGHDRIAVEAAHRLAARGCGVIALAQFSLARAAAAIEAALGLPVLTTPDSAVAALKRRLAGG encoded by the coding sequence ATGACCTCTGACCTGCCCGCATCGTCCCCTTGCGCCCCAGCGGTCGCGGTGGCCGCTGCCGATACGCCCCGCATCGCCCTGATCCACGCCCTGGCTGCCTCGGTCGAGCCGATCAACCAGGCGCTGCAGGCCCGGTGGCCTGAAGCGCGGCGGATGAACCTGCTGGACGACAGCCTGTCCGCCGACCTTGCCGCTTCACCGGGTGGGCTGGATGCGGCGATGACCGCGCGCTTCCTGGCGCTGGCCGACTACGCGGTGGGCACCGGCGCGAACGCCATCCTCTTCACCTGCTCGGCCTTCGGTCCCTGCATCGACGCCGTCAAGGCCCGCCACTCCGGCCTGCCGGTGCACAAGCCGAACGAGGCGATGGTCGACGCCGCCGCGGCCTGGGCTGCCGAGGCCGGCGCGGGGTCGAAAGTCGGGCTGCTTGCCACCTTTGCGCCGACGCTGGCCAGCATGCCGCTGGAGTTCCCGCCCGCGGTCGTCCTTGACACCGAGCTGGCCGACGGCGCCCTGGCGGCCCTGCAGGCCGGTGACGCGGCGGGGCACGACCGCATCGCCGTCGAGGCCGCCCACCGGCTCGCCGCGCGCGGCTGCGGGGTGATCGCCCTGGCCCAGTTCAGCCTGGCGCGCGCTGCAGCGGCCATCGAGGCGGCGCTGGGCCTGCCGGTGTTGACCACGCCGGACAGCGCGGTGGCCGCGCTGAAACGGCGCCTGGCAGGCGGTTGA